Below is a genomic region from Henckelia pumila isolate YLH828 chromosome 3, ASM3356847v2, whole genome shotgun sequence.
TATTCGAACAACTGTTCCGGCACTCCATTTTCTGTTGCTGCGAGAGGGCAAGGTCATTCTGTGAGGGGGCAGGCCATGGCATACAAAGGAGTGGTGGTGGACATGGCTTCTTTGAGCAGGAACAGGAGTGGGGTTAGGGTTTCTTGGAGCCCTTCTTCAGGGTTTTATGCAGATGTTGGAGGCGAAGCGCTTTGGATCGACGTTTTACGGGATACTTTGAAGCATGGGGTTACTCCTGTATCTTGGACTGATTATTTGTATCTAACTGTGGGAGGAACACTCTCTAATGCTGGAATCAGTGGGCAGTCGTTTTTGCACGGGCCTCAAATCAGCAATGTGCTTCAACTTGATGTTATTACTGGTAAGTTTGTTTTGTGTATATACATTTCGTGCATGGAGTATGGATATTATGATTTATCATGACTCATTGATTCAACATTGTCTTACAATTGTTTGGATTTGAAGTGATCAGAAAACTAAGCAGGCGGATTGTGTTAATTAATAGAGAAAATAGTTTAATTAACTTGTTCGATTTTGGTTTTTGGTCAACTCGGTTGCCAAAAGGCTGATTTTGAtaaactaaattttaattttcgactATTTTGGTTCAATTACTGTTGTGACACTGGAAAGCACTGATGTGACACCGAAAAATTATGACGTGCCTTTGAAAAATGCTGATTTATCAAACTATATGTCACGTCAGCAATTGGACCAAAATAGTCGGATATTAAACGTTAATTGcacaaaaatcaaactttgaaaaatctacaagaaaaaaaattccttaattaaaatataaaactaaATATTGATGACCATCCTCGTGAATTCGATgttttagaaaattaatttcCCTATATATACATTATATTAAAGTAGAGGTCATAAATTAGAAATCCTTCCAATTTAATACGTacctttaaatttattaaattgatcATGCTAGCTTATTGGTCAGCAATTATGACCTGTATTCGACCAACTTAATTGCATCTTGGATGTTAATTTTGGTTCACATGAGCCCTATCGCACACATATATGACAAGATGTTTTTAACACAAGACGAATGTTTTGTATTTGTTCATTTAATTTGCAACTAATGGGTTTCGCTTTTCGCTGTATATATAGGTAAAGGCGAGCTCATAAAATGCTCCAGGAAGAATGAATCAGAGCTATTCTATGCAGTTCTTGGAGGTTTGGGACAGTTTGGCATCATAACAAGAGCAAGAATCGTCTTGGCCAAAGCACCAACAAGAGTAAGTCCCATTCTAGCTATATCTAAACTAGCAAATGTGACACACGTAATGCATATATACACAAAATATAGAAGATGAATGATTTTTTTCTAATAACGAAAGATGATTATATAAAGTTGTGATCAAGTGGAACAAATTCAAACATTCTTTTattaaagaaaaagaaaataaagtttacaaaaattaaaaaaataaatcaaagttgaataataataataattagtaaataaataaataaaacaaaggtCACAACAAACTAAAGGTGcatttgaaatattaaaaaaaacatcacCAAAGATAATTACTATTAACATCTCTTTTtagtatagatatatattgCGATTTTGATCCTTTAAGTAACATCAAATTTCTAGTCATTTTATTAGGAGTGCTGATTAAGACTGAATTATGTCACCATAAATGATCAAAATCGCAAATTGACCATTTCCCATTTAATTAAAACCATCGCATTTTATATCCCCTatgttaattaatataaaacaaTCATGTTCACTTATTTTGTTGTCAACTGTCATGTATTATATCTCTTCAACTATATATGTAGGCGAAATGGGTAAGATTACTCTACAGCAATTTCTCCATGTACACAAAAGATCAAGAAAAACTCATCTCATCAAAGGTTCCAAACTACGTGGAAGGTCTTCTTATCACAAATGAGACTATTCCAGATAGTTGGAGGTCTTCCTTTAACTCGTCTTCAAACCAAGCTCAAATTACTTCACTGTTGAGAAAACATGGTCTCCTCTACGCTATCGAATTAGTAAAGTACTACGACGATCACGATGTCAATACCGTTGAACTTAAATCCCTTCTCTACATCAATTAAATGAATTCAAATTTTGTTTATTAATTGTTGGCAGGAATTTGAAATGCTGCTGGAAGAGATGAACTTCATTCCTGGTTTAAATTTCAGTGCAGATGTGTCCTATTTCGATTTCCTGACAAGAGTCCCAAGGCTGGACGTTCAGAATACCCCGAAATCGCCTACTCATCCATGGCTGAATTTATTTGTGCCAAAGTCTCGGGTTCTTGATTTCAATGCTGGTGTTCTTGTCAAACTCATTCCCAAGATTAACACTGAACTCATCCTCTTCTACCCATTTAACAGAGACAAGTAATCACTCTAGCTACAgtatttccctttcttcttaatttctatttgtgtgtgtaatatatatttatatatttccaTCGTTTCATGATATGATTCAAAATTTCCAGATGGGATAAACGAATGTCTGCAGTGACACCAGATGAAAACATCTTCTACACTCTAGGACTACTGCATTCAAGTAGTCCCAACGAGATGAAGTTTTACGACGAAGTAAATAATGAAATACTTCAGTTCTGCCAAAAGGCTAATATCAAGATTAAACAATATCTTCCGCACTACAAATCAAGGGAAGATTGGATCAAACATTATGGCTCCAAATGGGACAGTTTTCAAGAAATGAAAGCCAAGTTCGACCCAAGACTGATACTATCACCCGGCCAAAGAATTTTCTATTAGTAAGCTAGTtatatttaggtagtgtttgtaCGATCAAGCTCGTGCTTAAGCTCAAATTAACTAATGCTCAAGAAAATCAAACCTGCTGAGCTTAAGTtactcaaaatttatccaagTCGAGTTCCAGCTTGAAAATCTAGACTTGATCAAACTCGAGCTAGGAATggagtatttaattttaattaatcgaGCCGAGCTCTACTAAGGTGCCGCTTGAGCTACACTCAGCTACATCTAAATCTCTAGCAAACCAAAGAAAAAGGTTTAAATAAAAATCAGTATTGTTAATGCCCTAGAGCTCATTAATAAAGGTTAAGGtttgtatgatttttaagattgGTTTAACACCTCGGCAGGTCAGTTCATATAATCACATTTCTACGGATTTTTTCCTCTCGAAATTTTAACTGAATCAAATCCTAGCAAATAAATCAAACCAGTGTGGCATTCCAGATCCAagtatgaaaaaaaattcatgcaAAAACAGCAGTTGGTTATCAGATTAACACACAGAAGTGTATTtcaaaaacaaacacaaaagcACATAATTGTCAAATAATTTCCTAAGAAAAGTTTGAAAGGCTATAGTCTCTAAAAAAGTGCATGAGACGTAGACGAAAAACGAACACTAGCCTTCACAAGTCTGAGACGTATAAACAAAAAAACCAAGTCATTGAACAGGTATGATCTAggatcaaaatttcatatttattttgtCTAAATGTGCATATAAAAACATCATGATAGATATTATACATAATAATTTATAACATAAGCATGTTTCTGAAATGCAAGATCACAATGCTGTGCGAGATATTATACCACAAGCGTAGCAATATTCAACACGTTGCGCATGTCCTGCATCTCCAAAACTTCGGATGGAAAGCCAAAAAATTCCAGAATTTCCTTCCATTTGTTAGGCCACCGAGATGATGCAAATATTTTCCACAATTAAACTGCTGGAACCTTTTTTCCGTCCTCAATAAAGAAAATGGCGGTCTCTGGGACCTAAAACAAACAAGAGGGTAAGGCCTTCAATCCATTTCACGACTGGTGTAAAACATTGAATTATATTGCGAAAAAGAGCAAAAATTGGAGTTCATTTTAAAGAACTATGATAAAGAAAGGATTACATAGCAAATGACATTCGCAAAATAACCATTTCATGAAAACTATACAAGTCCAGTTTTTTCTTTGCATTTTGTAAaacgaaaaataaattttaataggAGAATAAAGTTGTATTTCCATTAGAAACATGCAAAATGTTCTTTTAAGTTATGAATATTCTTTCCGTTTAATCTGCATGTAGGCACAAGAAGTGGAATAATTAAAGATATCTTGTTCGAGTGATGGAGCTGTCATCCAATTTAGGCCAAGCTATAGTCCCTCCTTAAGTTAGACATATTATAATGCAGAGCACTGTGCTGAAAGCAAGGTCAAAATTCTAATATAGCCctgtattaaaattttaaaatatttgttagAATGACACAACCATGGGTTCCAGCGCTCAGATTCCAAGATATGCTCACATTGAATATTTTGCATAATGACACCAACATACACAAAAACACAATCAAATTGCCACGTGTGAACAAATACATGAAGTACAACCTAGGCACCGTGGGTAGAAGTTTCAGAGCAGCTTAATTGTATAATACTTAGGAGCAACAGAAATGCGACTTGTGCAACTAAAATTATTGAAGCATCAACTGAGAAATAATATCTTCCTTAGGCTTTCCACACAAACTCCTCTGTTACTTCGATTCAACAACCAAATCAGGAGCGCATgtcaattttttcaaatttcgCACACAACAATGGACTTGAAGAATAATGGTACAATATCTTTAGCTTATATGGATAATAATATAAACTTTAACTGGGACAAAAGCATGCGTTCAAGTATATAACTTGAAGTAAACAAAACATATAATTCACCAACGCTTTAGCTATAAACAATGGCATCATTTTAATCCAAATACACAAGAAAGCAAAGGAAATGTTTTGAAAAgaaaacaagaagaaggcatGAAATTACATCTGGCCAGGTGTCAGTGATAAACTCCACAATGTCATAGGCTATGTCTCCTTGAACATCAATTTGCTCCTTCTCAGTGGGGCCCTATTCAATACATCAGAAAAGAGGAAAAGCAAACCACTTACATGATTGAATACTTATGTAAAAGGTTTATGCCACCAATGCAATATACCTTGACAACAGAAGCGCCAGTGGCAAATTTTTTCCCAAGCTTCTTTGATGCATCATTCAGTTTAACCCCTAAATTTTGAAATGTAGGACAAGCTGGTTATAGAATCTTCACCCAAgagtataatataataaaagtaAAACACAAGCCACACACACCCTTACCAAAAAGTTCGAGGCCTTTAACAGTGGTGATACATTTCCTCTTATTACGAGTCATCTTTTCAATAATTACTTCCGGCTTCTCCTGCAGAACTTATAAGTTTCAATACTGCCAGCGTGCATGTAATTCAAATGTCTGAACCAATCATCatggaaaaagaaaataatgatACAACATATCATGTATCAAAAACTTTATAAAACTATCAGTGATAGCAAATAATATAGAAAGACAGAGCTACAAGAAACTATGTTCTCCATATAATCAAATACTGATCAATTTGTCGTAACTGAACAATATAATACATTATGTTCAGATTAAATTCCACCAAAAGTATTCTCAATTCAAAAATACAACTTGAGAGcattttcaaagttttttttgttttgataggAGAGAACATTTTCATAATTACTCTAGCAAGTAAagagaaaaaagaaagaaagtatGAATCTTGGCGGTATCTTCCAGCAAATCTGTTTTTATACTATTTTATCAGCAGTTTCCTGCAGAAAACCATGCTTAACATCCATTCAAAAAGACCTCACACAAATCTAAAGAAAACCAACATTACAACCGATCATTACAAATACAATTATGACTTTTAAACTTGgcacaagaaaatattttagtcAAAATCGTACCTTTTTTTTAATCTTCCCACCAGGTAATCGTTTTACTTCTTCCTTTGGTTGAGAAGAAGAAACTGTTGGAATCAAGAAGAGCAGTTTAAAACACAAGGGAAAGAACAATTTAGTAATTAGTAGGTTTGAGTGTCTGCCAATCAAAAGACAATGAAAAAGTTATTCACTTTCAAAATCATGAACGTAAATATCCAATCATACAGGGGAAAAGGATGGAAAAATTCGCAAGGTaatgcaaaagaaaataattttttaaaaaagtattaaaaaaataacaatttaaaCCAGAAAAAGATAGcatttcatttaaaaaattgatataatAAACAATACAGCATTGCACCCTTTATCTGTTTCACAATTCTAAGCTCTCAAGAAGCATATTGCTTTAGCGTCATTAGCAACAATAGTAGGAACAATAGTAGGAAGAACACGTAACGCACGCATATGGAACACGGGataaatacatatacatgtatatataaagCTAGAAATGCACCATGATACAAGATTAAAAACAGTCAACAAAAAATTAACAAACAGattgtgtgtttgtgtgtgtgcagTAGTACCATTGGAGGAGATACAAGTTGACTGAAGCTGATCTGTTACTTTATCAGCATCTTCCGCACCAGCCTCTGAAACCAGAACAGcagattaattttaaaaaaaaaacagagcaAACTATCTCCAATCACAGAACACACACGTATAATTAGGGTTTATAGGAAAACCTTTGACAAGATCTGGATAAAGGTCGGGGGCGTTTTGGATCAACCACGGCTTGCATTTGTCGAAGTCGGATCCAAACTCACAATACTCAGCGGGTAATCCGCAAACCCCACAGTATAAAACCCTAACCGGTTCAGGCTTCTCCGCCATGACGGTAAACTTTGTGGAAACACTCGCGGCGGTGATCGTCTTTCGAAACTCAACGCCACACGACGACGTTTACTGAAGGCTGtgattaataataaataataaataaataaatataaatggcTTTATAAAGTGAGGGAGgataatttgattttaaatatgttatctttaaaattattgggcttagtttcaaaaaaaaaaattatttattgggcTTTATTTTGTACGGGCCTATGGGCTTAGGACTTTAGCCCAAATTGCCCAGCTTGTGTCCTTTGCTAGTAAGCTAAACCTCTCCGGCGGCGGCGCCTCTCTTTTGGTCGACCGTTACTGCTGCTGAGCTCCTTGATTCACGAATACAGTCAATTTACTCTTTCATACTTGGTATTCTACTGGTTTTAGCTTTTGCTTCAATTTTATATGTTGAAATATTGATGGATTTTTGTATCCCGCGTTGATGTTCATGGTGTGGAGCTCGTGAATTGTGATTTTTTTCCTGACAGGAAAATACTTGTGGTTTCGGGCAGCTGCAGAAGAAACAGCGATCATTGATTCTCAAAACGCGGAATGGAATTCGACTTGAATGGAGCAAACATCAGTAGTCTCCGCATATCCCCCTTTGATGAAGAGGAGGATGAAGTTCAAAATAATGATACTGAAGATGACATCAGCGATGAAGAAGAGGAGCGGATACCGATGACCTTAGGGTTTGTGGACAAAGCGAAAAATAAATGGTCATTGCACCGCCAGTATTTCCCCAGCAAAGCGGGTGGTTCCCCggtattttgttttttgttttttttttaatcaatatgCTTCATAAGATTCTTGAGTTTAGTTTTACATGAACATGGACTCTTGCTGTTTGTGTTTTCTATGATTGTTTTATGACCAGTGAAGGAGAAATGGATTTTAGTGTTTTTAAGGAAATCTGTTCGAATAGTGGATActcatttgatttattgtgGATAGGCTTGGTTGGATCCAGTTAATTTACCTTTGGAAAAATCAAATCTTTGTGATTTTTGCGGtgaccctttgcagttcctgcTTCAGGTTTGTTAAAACTGCaaattctaaatttttattAGGTTTCCATTTGCTTTTCTTAAAAGGCGAAAACGtactctttttttattttacatgtTGCTTGCCTTTTGTAGGTTTATGCTCCACTATCGGAGGAGTGGACATTTCACCGCTCGCTGTTTGTATTTATGTGTCCATCAATGGCTTGCCTTCTTCGTGACCAGCATGAGCAATGGAAGCGGCATCCAGAGAAGCTCTCCAGAAGGTAGTGCATTTTTTGTCTCAGTTTTATTATCTGCTAGTTGAAATGATCAACTTATCATTTCctgttttatgttcatgatgcCAACATGTTTTGTAAAGTGTGAAGGTTTTTCGGTGTCAATTGCCACGCGATAATTCCTTTTACTCCAGTGAAGCACCTAATGAAGATGGAACTGAGCCTTCTTTGACAGCTGGAGGTAATTTGTCTTTTTTATGTGTATCCTAATGTATACCTTAGTATCGATGTGTTGTAGTGTTTTAAACTTCAAAAACTTCTTATGATAGGCCTGCTCTTTGGT
It encodes:
- the LOC140889663 gene encoding cytokinin dehydrogenase 2-like; this translates as MTAHCPNRPSHSIFFLLIITFDIVICISAKTLTNPLQTAVLCKDQIPPHDIKKKIRTDPDSITEASNDYGNIVHKIPSAVFYPSSVKNIIKLIGYSNNCSGTPFSVAARGQGHSVRGQAMAYKGVVVDMASLSRNRSGVRVSWSPSSGFYADVGGEALWIDVLRDTLKHGVTPVSWTDYLYLTVGGTLSNAGISGQSFLHGPQISNVLQLDVITGKGELIKCSRKNESELFYAVLGGLGQFGIITRARIVLAKAPTRAKWVRLLYSNFSMYTKDQEKLISSKVPNYVEGLLITNETIPDSWRSSFNSSSNQAQITSLLRKHGLLYAIELVKYYDDHDVNTEFEMLLEEMNFIPGLNFSADVSYFDFLTRVPRLDVQNTPKSPTHPWLNLFVPKSRVLDFNAGVLVKLIPKINTELILFYPFNRDKWDKRMSAVTPDENIFYTLGLLHSSSPNEMKFYDEVNNEILQFCQKANIKIKQYLPHYKSREDWIKHYGSKWDSFQEMKAKFDPRLILSPGQRIFY
- the LOC140887049 gene encoding translation machinery-associated protein 22, which encodes MAEKPEPVRVLYCGVCGLPAEYCEFGSDFDKCKPWLIQNAPDLYPDLVKEAGAEDADKVTDQLQSTCISSNVSSSQPKEEVKRLPGGKIKKKEKPEVIIEKMTRNKRKCITTVKGLELFGVKLNDASKKLGKKFATGASVVKGPTEKEQIDVQGDIAYDIVEFITDTWPDVPETAIFFIEDGKKVPAV